From the genome of Vicia villosa cultivar HV-30 ecotype Madison, WI linkage group LG2, Vvil1.0, whole genome shotgun sequence, one region includes:
- the LOC131653959 gene encoding mediator of RNA polymerase II transcription subunit 8-like, translating into MEGELVQQPQQQQERLNQAVQQQLNLEQVKTRAISLFKAISRILEDFDAYGRTNTTPKWQDILGQYSMVNLELFNIVDDIKKVSKAFIVYPKNVNADNATILPVMLSTKLLPEMETEDTSKRDQLLQGMQNLPIATQIDKLKARIDMIAAACEGAEKVLADTRKAYCFGTRQGPSIAPTLDKGQAAKIQEQENLLRAAVNVGEGLRLPVDQRHITSSLPMHLADAFTVNETAQPFPDGSNNNVYMKNTPLSSNNMGGQNTMLQTTGPQLLGRSAASPSAATSATSFDNTTASPIPYANSPRSSTNMMNTPSPQQQTSQMQQQQPTAQQQQQQRQKLMQQLPQQQQQQLLAQQQQQFRQSAMQGMGQMQGQHQMQFSPQLGHQQFQSRQQLSSAHMQHSLGQNQLNQGNQMTRLSQFSGHANNALFSAAQTTPNTQMIPNISAGISSQSHLPRMQYGLSGNNPQRSHPSQMLSDQMFNMGSGNQGGMMSLQQQQQQQQHNSQGSFGGMASNAQNLQSGMMTLQNAQQNHPNFSQQRQQNQQ; encoded by the exons ATGGAGGGTGAGTTGGTGCAGCAGCCGCAGCAGCAGCAGGAGAGATTGAATCAGGCAGTGCAGCAGCAGCTAAACCTAGAACAAGTAAAGACGCGTGCTATCAGCCTGTTTAAAGCCATATCgaggattttggaagattttgatgcCTATGGTCGTACCAACACCACTCCCAAATGGCAAGATATTCTTGGTCAATATTCTATGGTCAACCTCGAGCTCTTCAACATTGTTGATGACATCAAGAAGGTCTCCAAGGCATTCATAGTCTATCCCAAGAATGTCAATGCCGATAATGCGACAA TACTCCCTGTTATGCTATCCACAAAACTACTCCCTGAAATGGAGACGGAGGACACCTCCAAGAGAGATCAGTTGCTTCAGGGGATGCAGAACCTCCCAATTGCCACTCAAATTGACAAGTTGAAG GCTAGAATTGATATGATTGCCGCAGCCTGTGAAGGTGCTGAAAAGGTATTAGCAGACACTCGTAAAGCTTACTGCTTTGGAACTCGTCAAGGCCCTTCTATTGCCCCCACTCTCGACAAGGGTCAGGCTGCCAAAATTCAAGAACAGGAAAATCTACTCCGAGCCGCCGTCAACGTTGGTGAAG GATTACGGCTACCTGTAGACCAGAGGCATATAACTTCTTCGCTTCCGATGCATTTGGCCGATGCATTCACTGTCAACGAGACTGCACAACCTTTTCCTGATGGGTCTAACAATA ATGTATATATGAAGAATACCCCACTGTCATCAAATAATATGGGAGGCCAGAATACGATGTTACAG ACGACAGGACCACAACTTTTGGGAAGATCAGCTGCATCTCCTTCTGCTGCAACAAGTGCCACTTCATTTGACAATACAACAGCTTCACCAATTCCATATGCCAATTCACCGAGGTCTTCTACAAATATGATGAATACGCCATCTCCTCAGCAGCAAACCTCACAAATGCAACAACAACAGCCAACAGCACAGCAACAGCAACAGCAACGGCAGAAACTGATGCAGCAGTTACCTCAACAGCAGCAACAGCAACTTCTTGCTCAGCAGCAGCAACAGTTCAGGCAATCTGCAATGCAAGGAATGGGGCAG ATGCAAGGGCAACATCAGATGCAATTTTCTCCACAACTTGGGCATCAGCAATTTCAAAGTAGGCAGCAGCTTTCGTCGGCGCATATGCAGCATAGCCTTGGTCAAAACCAACTCAATCAAGGAAATCAGATGACTCGTTTAAGCCAGTTTTCCGGTCATGCTAACAATGCATTATTCAGTGCTGCTCAAACAACACCAAATACCCAGATG ATTCCCAACATTTCAGCCGGTATATCTTCACAGTCTCATCTGCCACGGATGCAG TACGGATTATCCGGAAACAATCCTCAGCGAAGTCATCCTTCCCAAATGTTGAGTGATCAAA TGTTCAACATGGGAAGTGGCAACCAGGGCGGTATGATGTCCTTACAACAgcagcagcagcaacaacaacacaaTTCACAAGGTTCATTTGGTGGCATGGCATCAAATGCTCAGAATCTACAATCTGGTATGATG